A single window of Pogoniulus pusillus isolate bPogPus1 chromosome 11, bPogPus1.pri, whole genome shotgun sequence DNA harbors:
- the UTS2R gene encoding urotensin-2 receptor — MSLTDELESHFPATPYTVTDTSEGSLFRIRLNVSTNATGDGTSATDSMEDMIAICTIGTILSLMCVIGVTGNVYTLLVMCHYLRSSASMYIYIINLALADLLYLLTIPFIVGTYFIQKWYFGDIGCRILFSLDFLTMHASIFTLTVMSTERYFAVLKPLDTVKRSKSYRKAIAVVIWMVSLLLTLPMLIMIQLVQRDNKSICLPTWSKLSYKVYLTILFGTSIVGPGVVIGYLYIRLARIYWVSQTASFKQTKRLPNQKVLYLIFTIVLVFWACFLPFWIWQLLFQYYESFTLSPKVMKNINYLTTCLTYSNSCINPFLYTLLTKNYREYLKNRQRSLSSSSGYFQRRNRFQRISGRSLSTSSQHCTETYVLAHAPLGNSNA; from the coding sequence ATGTCTCTAACTGATGAGCTGGAGAGCCACTTTCCTGCAACTCCCTACACGGTGACAGATACAAGtgagggcagcctgttcagaaTCAGACTCAATGTCTCCACCAATGCCACAGGGGATGGCACATCAGCCACCGATTCCATGGAGGACATGATTGCCATCTGCACCATTGGGACAATCCTCTCCCTCATGTGTGTGATTGGGGTGACAGGCAACGTCTACACCTTGCTAGTGATGTGCCATTACTTGAGATCATCTGCTTCCATGTATATTTACATCATCAACCTCGCACTGGCAGACCTGCTCTACCTTCTCACCATCCCCTTCATCGTTGGGACCTACTTCATTCAGAAATGGTACTTTGGGGACATTGGTTGTCGTATCCTGTTCAGTCTGGACTTCCTCACTATGCATGCCAGCATCTTCACCCTCACAGTCATGAGCACAGAGCGCTACTTTGCTGTGCTGAAGCCCCTGGACACAGTGAAGAGGTCCAAGAGCTACCGAAAGGCCATTGCTGTTGTTATCTGGATGGTGTCACTGCTGCTCACTCTCCCAATGCTCATCATGATCCAGCTGGTACAAAGGGACAACAAAAGCATCTGCCTGCCCACTTGGAGCAAGCTTTCCTACAAAGTCTATCTCACCATCCTTTTTGGTACCAGCATCGTGGGTCCAGGAGTAGTCATTGGCTACCTTTACATCCGACTGGCTAGGATTTACTGGGTGTCACAGACAGCATCCTTCAAGCAGACCAAGCGGCTGCCAAATCAGAAGGTGCTCTATTTAATCTTCACCATAGTGCTGGTGTTCTGGGCTTGCTTCTTGCCTTTCTGGATATGGCAGCTCCTCTTCCAGTATTATGAATCCTTCACTTTGTCCCCCAAGGTGATGAAGAACATTAATTATCTGACAACCTGTCTGACTTACAGCAACAGCTGCATCAACCCCTTCCTCTACACCCTGCTCACCAAGAACTACCGGGAGTACCTGAAGAACAGGCAGcggtccctcagcagcagcagtggctacTTCCAGAGGAGGAATCGTTTTCAGAGGATTTCAGGGAGGTCCCTGTCCACCAGCAgtcagcactgcacagagacATACGTTCTCGCTCACGCTCCTTTGGGAAACAGCAATGCCTGA